A genomic segment from Streptomyces sp. NBC_01233 encodes:
- a CDS encoding asparaginase, protein MTESVRNVAVFSLGGTIAMTTDPTTGGVVPALSAHELLAAVPALATSGIGLKVRDFRRLPGASLTFEDLTALSAAIAADLETGDVDGVVITQGTDTIEETAFLLDLYHGQEQPVVVTGAMRNPTLPGADGPANLYAAVLAAADPGLKGAGCLVVLGDEIHSARTVRKSHTTSPAAFTSPSCGPIARVAENRVRMAGGLPPRGPLVGAPDREARVGLYVVTLGDDGALLDLWDGNCDGLVVAAFGVGHVPERLVEGLTKLASRIPVVLASRIGNGPVLSDTYGFPGSEKDLLGRGLIGAGDLGPYQARLLLQALLAQGADGAAVRETFTAAFAR, encoded by the coding sequence ATGACGGAGTCGGTCAGGAACGTGGCGGTCTTCTCCCTCGGCGGCACGATCGCCATGACCACCGATCCCACCACCGGAGGCGTCGTACCCGCGCTCTCGGCCCACGAACTCCTCGCCGCTGTTCCCGCCCTGGCCACGAGCGGCATCGGCCTCAAGGTGCGGGATTTCCGGCGCCTGCCCGGAGCCTCCCTGACCTTCGAGGACCTCACCGCGCTGTCGGCCGCGATCGCGGCGGATCTGGAGACCGGGGACGTTGACGGCGTCGTCATCACCCAGGGCACCGACACCATCGAGGAGACCGCCTTCCTCCTCGACCTCTACCACGGCCAGGAGCAGCCGGTCGTCGTCACCGGCGCGATGCGCAACCCCACCCTGCCCGGAGCCGATGGCCCGGCCAACCTCTATGCCGCTGTCCTGGCCGCCGCTGACCCTGGACTCAAGGGTGCCGGCTGCCTCGTCGTCCTCGGCGACGAGATCCACTCGGCTCGGACCGTCCGCAAGTCTCACACCACCAGCCCAGCCGCCTTCACCTCCCCGTCGTGCGGACCGATCGCGCGGGTCGCGGAGAACCGGGTGCGGATGGCGGGCGGCCTACCGCCCCGCGGACCGCTGGTCGGCGCCCCCGACCGGGAGGCGCGTGTCGGGCTCTACGTCGTCACCCTTGGCGACGACGGTGCACTGCTCGACCTGTGGGACGGCAACTGCGACGGGCTCGTGGTCGCGGCCTTCGGCGTGGGCCACGTCCCGGAGCGTCTCGTGGAAGGGCTCACCAAGCTCGCGTCCCGCATCCCCGTGGTCCTCGCCTCCCGCATCGGTAACGGCCCCGTCCTGTCCGACACGTACGGCTTCCCCGGCTCCGAGAAGGACCTCCTCGGACGAGGACTCATCGGCGCCGGCGACCTCGGCCCGTATCAGGCCCGGCTCCTGCTGCAGGCCCTGCTCGCCCAGGGCGCCGACGGGGCCGCGGTCCGAGAGACCTTCACCGCCGCCTTCGCCCGCTGA
- a CDS encoding helix-turn-helix domain-containing protein: protein MAAWELGTVVALFRKHTGLSQAGVARMVSIDQAEVSRLERGLKQIRDRRQFVQWTDALGVPEELLGLLPTADPHTPDATSRPGTADTAARGYVALPEGPGQLLLPAGRSVSTTALPVLSLSAASFLGDSLRLDSRPELDAWRTMPMRALVVANRTVDGAVRQFVTDARPSGVRGTASEPVDIPAAYELDDLTYGILWAVSGFEAALLGDDQALHTSLASLTTSPGSPLASDHGLTEVSTMLIGSETAARYILGHRDHLGDAPVFWTREQRGEEAATWLFFRHKYRYLERMAPRNPGGTSGRGFCIPETAVASSPAYERVLMFLAIALMESFGIRTWVTDDGGFAHTDGFALSHGRRAVIASWVRTEGASHLAVTARPGALRTFAEVTGHVSHHSATAAEKAGQRLAATAEYLNLDASWLGRRCAQLSAVGTERLARPRSRLLGLEGLEAACRFVAEQLVIIPRTRTAPTR, encoded by the coding sequence GTGGCCGCATGGGAACTCGGCACCGTCGTCGCGCTGTTCAGGAAGCACACGGGCCTCTCCCAGGCCGGCGTGGCGCGGATGGTCAGCATCGACCAAGCCGAGGTCAGCAGACTCGAGCGTGGGCTCAAACAGATCCGCGACCGACGGCAGTTCGTCCAGTGGACCGATGCATTGGGAGTTCCGGAAGAGCTGCTCGGGCTCCTCCCCACGGCCGATCCGCACACCCCGGACGCCACGAGCCGACCAGGAACGGCGGACACCGCAGCGCGTGGGTACGTGGCGCTGCCCGAAGGCCCAGGCCAGCTGCTGTTACCCGCCGGCCGGTCCGTCTCGACGACGGCGCTGCCCGTGCTGAGCCTCTCAGCGGCCTCCTTCCTCGGGGACAGCTTGAGACTCGACTCCCGCCCGGAGCTGGACGCCTGGCGCACCATGCCGATGCGCGCGCTCGTCGTCGCGAACCGCACGGTGGACGGGGCGGTCCGGCAGTTCGTCACCGACGCCAGGCCGAGCGGCGTACGCGGCACCGCCTCCGAACCGGTCGACATCCCGGCCGCGTACGAACTGGACGACCTGACTTACGGCATCTTGTGGGCAGTGTCGGGATTCGAGGCGGCGCTGCTCGGCGACGACCAGGCCCTGCACACCTCGTTGGCTTCGCTCACCACTTCCCCAGGCTCGCCGCTTGCCTCCGACCACGGCCTGACCGAAGTGTCCACGATGCTGATCGGCTCGGAGACCGCAGCCCGGTACATCCTGGGCCACCGTGACCACCTGGGCGACGCACCGGTCTTCTGGACCAGGGAACAGCGCGGTGAGGAGGCCGCCACCTGGCTGTTCTTCCGGCACAAGTACCGCTACCTCGAACGAATGGCGCCCCGGAATCCAGGCGGTACCAGCGGCCGGGGGTTCTGCATCCCCGAGACGGCGGTCGCCTCCTCGCCGGCGTACGAGCGCGTTCTGATGTTCCTCGCCATCGCGCTCATGGAGTCCTTCGGTATCCGAACCTGGGTGACGGACGACGGAGGCTTCGCGCACACCGACGGTTTCGCCCTCTCCCACGGGCGCCGAGCCGTCATCGCCTCATGGGTACGGACCGAGGGGGCGTCCCATCTCGCGGTCACCGCGCGGCCGGGAGCCCTGCGGACGTTCGCCGAGGTGACGGGCCACGTCAGCCACCACTCGGCCACGGCGGCCGAGAAGGCCGGACAACGCCTCGCGGCAACGGCGGAGTACCTCAACCTCGATGCGTCCTGGCTCGGTCGCAGGTGCGCACAGTTGTCGGCCGTCGGCACCGAGCGGCTGGCCCGGCCGCGCAGCCGGTTGCTCGGCCTCGAAGGGCTGGAAGCCGCCTGCCGGTTCGTGGCCGAACAGCTGGTGATCATTCCGCGTACCCGGACGGCGCCGACCCGATAG
- a CDS encoding NUDIX domain-containing protein has translation MPLTPELPRISVSVKAAIVRDGAVLLLSYDDEAGFHYNLPGGKAQVGEDLRQAVNRKVAQETGLQVVARRLLCVVEYVPESWQGEFGDVQKVQFNFLAEQVDDAEPRMPEPPDPIQVGFEWVPLKRLGDVYLLPRINRPLSAALSGELVDPFVDRW, from the coding sequence GTGCCTCTGACGCCCGAGCTGCCTCGGATCAGCGTGTCCGTGAAGGCAGCGATCGTGCGCGACGGCGCCGTCCTGCTGCTGTCGTACGACGACGAGGCCGGGTTCCACTACAACCTTCCCGGCGGCAAGGCCCAGGTCGGCGAGGACCTGCGCCAAGCCGTGAACCGCAAGGTCGCGCAGGAAACCGGCCTGCAGGTCGTGGCCCGGCGTCTGTTGTGCGTCGTCGAGTACGTCCCCGAGTCGTGGCAGGGCGAGTTCGGGGACGTACAGAAGGTCCAGTTCAACTTCCTCGCGGAGCAGGTGGACGACGCGGAGCCGCGCATGCCGGAACCGCCGGACCCCATCCAGGTGGGCTTCGAGTGGGTTCCGCTGAAACGTCTTGGCGACGTGTACCTGTTACCCCGGATCAACCGCCCGCTGTCGGCGGCGTTGAGCGGGGAGCTCGTCGACCCGTTCGTGGACAGGTGGTGA
- a CDS encoding NAD(P)-dependent oxidoreductase — MSAVLVLRGAADASAIRRALPDVLVHELPNLVSPMPADTAVLVLRSGVRLGERELDALPCLRHVVRTGSGIDHIDVNALRHRGITLHRNAEAGAGAVGEWVLAAALALARRIPLGQHALLLGQHEKQACMGASLGTLAAGIWGAGPVGLAAEWALAPYVGRTAFAAWPSNSPGLRELSPTALMEQSQVHVIALPLRPTTEQLIGEDFLAHVAPQRPLLICAGRLETLDVAACLRALADGRLSGLALDPVEREHLPLLTGSTTPLNLLASPHIGAQRSDVRGALDRWAVDLLKEITADNTILIEGGHR, encoded by the coding sequence ATGAGCGCTGTCCTGGTGCTACGTGGTGCGGCGGACGCGAGTGCGATCCGCCGCGCCCTGCCCGATGTCCTCGTACACGAGTTGCCGAACCTGGTCTCGCCTATGCCCGCCGACACGGCCGTGCTCGTCCTGCGCTCCGGCGTCCGTCTCGGCGAGCGGGAGCTCGACGCGCTCCCCTGCCTGCGGCACGTCGTACGGACCGGCTCCGGCATCGACCACATCGACGTGAACGCCCTCCGGCACCGTGGCATCACTCTGCACCGCAACGCCGAGGCCGGCGCGGGCGCCGTGGGCGAATGGGTCCTCGCCGCCGCCCTCGCACTGGCCCGGCGGATCCCCTTGGGGCAGCACGCGCTGCTGCTCGGCCAGCACGAGAAGCAGGCGTGCATGGGGGCGTCACTCGGCACCCTGGCCGCAGGCATCTGGGGCGCGGGTCCGGTCGGGCTAGCCGCCGAATGGGCCCTCGCCCCCTACGTGGGCCGCACGGCCTTCGCCGCGTGGCCGTCGAACTCTCCCGGTCTGCGAGAGCTGTCGCCGACAGCCCTCATGGAGCAGTCGCAGGTACACGTGATCGCTCTGCCGCTGCGTCCCACGACCGAACAGCTCATCGGCGAGGACTTCCTCGCACACGTCGCACCGCAGCGGCCTCTGCTGATCTGCGCAGGGCGGCTGGAGACCCTCGACGTCGCCGCCTGCCTGCGGGCGCTGGCGGACGGGAGGCTCTCGGGCCTCGCACTCGACCCGGTCGAGCGGGAGCACCTGCCGCTCCTCACCGGCTCCACGACGCCGCTCAACCTCCTGGCCTCGCCCCACATCGGCGCCCAGCGCTCCGACGTGCGCGGCGCTCTCGACCGATGGGCCGTCGATCTCCTCAAGGAGATCACCGCTGACAACACGATCCTGATCGAAGGAGGCCACCGGTGA
- a CDS encoding dTMP kinase — protein sequence MNHRYPFIVIEGLDGTGKTTLRKGLFRLWEGLYGVTPLCVLTTNFLAADQAAAIVTGKYQPNAGNRNSYLSAIAADKRATLDRLVLPQRPARPVIADRWLLSELAFFAVKHGMRASETYETLAARLTVAPDLTLVLDLETDASMSRAQARQGDAVRADWDVHDVQSRVRETYEAVVSKPDEFPLLGDVVRLDARRPRSEVLLAAWDVLRERQLAPPVAARTKGGETHG from the coding sequence ATGAACCACCGCTATCCGTTCATCGTCATCGAGGGACTCGACGGCACCGGCAAGACGACGCTGCGCAAGGGGCTGTTCCGGCTCTGGGAGGGGCTCTACGGAGTCACCCCGCTGTGCGTGCTCACCACCAACTTCCTCGCCGCCGACCAGGCCGCCGCCATCGTCACCGGCAAGTACCAGCCGAACGCAGGGAACCGTAACTCCTACCTGTCCGCGATCGCGGCGGACAAGCGGGCCACGCTGGATCGTCTCGTGCTCCCCCAGCGGCCGGCCCGACCGGTGATCGCGGATCGCTGGCTTCTCAGCGAGCTGGCCTTCTTCGCCGTGAAGCACGGTATGAGGGCGTCGGAGACGTACGAGACGCTGGCCGCGAGGCTCACCGTGGCCCCGGATCTCACGCTCGTCCTGGACCTGGAGACCGACGCCTCGATGAGCCGGGCGCAGGCCCGCCAGGGAGATGCCGTCCGGGCCGACTGGGACGTGCACGACGTCCAGAGCCGGGTTCGCGAGACCTACGAGGCCGTGGTCTCGAAGCCCGACGAGTTCCCGCTCCTCGGCGACGTGGTCCGCCTGGACGCCCGCCGACCCCGGTCCGAGGTGCTGCTCGCCGCCTGGGACGTACTGCGTGAACGGCAGCTGGCGCCGCCGGTCGCCGCCCGCACGAAAGGAGGAGAGACCCATGGCTGA
- a CDS encoding radical SAM protein, with amino-acid sequence MPVTRTASIDLESLYAPLSSTGPDTAVSVILKLRGETCDIDCLYCFEKRKESPGGARISAAQVHRLGSIFSGRPLSVELHGGEPLTAGRERIAEILDALAAQPNVIRVSLQTNGLQLDDAWLDLFERHCPQLEIGLSLDGDALGNSWRVGYDGRPTYPRVVEALELLGRRKRDIGVISAVTPYVLGRASEVMKHLASFPTVKTVSLVPCFDAAVTRSTTVAGSRTPTSRALQRRAIGPTGPAWAVTPGQYADFVLEAAHHWVADGLFRRVKLEPVVSVIRRLRGLQTRSCHFSDLKCDHVLTLYPDDRLGSCDELPWPQAGLAALGDVHAEADVAGAQGSSPLLRQARSLVTKCTTCDYRDTCGAGCPAVRLRFAAAGDEDAYCDHRMRLIDGVAALLAQPDLPPGASCSRLHWRPVRPNDMHHVVAFLARWDDPAAPRPPARLQVSAHGNINTVGLPGIHEADDLDPRHPQWYEGIEPGVRPVVDALTAGWNTVTYDSCQGHAYADLPGAEPRFLSVGILPRDRAEYARIAARLCRAASRAESSLPGACSLVLGRNELTCRTTGRVYPTLDLHLVPSAGAAPAEYFEDLTEAVHVLTEALAQAASAPPSTLCACATEAHSSDGGEQ; translated from the coding sequence ATGCCCGTCACCCGCACCGCCTCCATCGACCTGGAGAGTCTCTACGCCCCGCTGTCGAGTACCGGGCCGGACACGGCCGTCTCCGTCATCCTCAAGCTCCGCGGGGAGACCTGCGACATCGACTGCCTGTACTGCTTCGAGAAGCGCAAGGAGTCACCGGGCGGCGCCCGGATCAGCGCAGCACAGGTCCACCGCCTCGGTTCGATCTTCTCCGGGCGTCCGCTCAGCGTCGAACTCCACGGCGGGGAGCCCCTGACCGCCGGCCGGGAACGGATCGCGGAGATCCTGGACGCGCTCGCCGCACAGCCGAACGTCATCCGCGTGAGCCTCCAGACCAACGGCCTGCAACTCGACGACGCCTGGCTGGACCTGTTCGAGCGGCACTGCCCCCAGCTGGAGATCGGCCTCTCCCTCGACGGGGACGCGCTCGGGAACTCGTGGCGCGTCGGTTACGACGGCCGCCCCACGTACCCCCGAGTGGTCGAAGCCCTGGAACTTCTCGGCCGTCGGAAACGCGACATCGGCGTCATCAGCGCCGTCACTCCGTACGTCCTCGGCCGGGCCTCGGAAGTGATGAAGCACCTCGCCTCCTTTCCCACCGTGAAGACGGTCAGCCTGGTGCCGTGCTTCGACGCGGCGGTCACCCGGTCGACCACGGTGGCCGGATCCCGTACGCCGACCAGCCGGGCACTCCAGCGACGGGCCATCGGCCCCACCGGCCCGGCCTGGGCCGTCACGCCGGGTCAGTACGCCGACTTCGTGCTGGAGGCCGCCCACCACTGGGTCGCTGACGGCCTGTTCCGCCGCGTCAAGCTGGAGCCCGTCGTCTCCGTCATCCGCCGCCTGAGGGGTCTACAAACCCGTTCCTGTCACTTCTCCGACTTGAAGTGCGACCACGTCCTCACCCTTTATCCCGATGACCGCCTGGGAAGCTGTGACGAGCTGCCCTGGCCGCAGGCCGGCCTGGCCGCGCTCGGTGACGTACACGCTGAGGCGGACGTGGCCGGCGCCCAGGGCAGCTCTCCCCTGCTCCGGCAGGCACGCTCCCTGGTCACGAAGTGCACGACCTGCGACTACCGCGACACCTGCGGCGCGGGCTGCCCGGCGGTCCGCCTCCGCTTCGCCGCCGCGGGCGACGAAGACGCGTACTGCGACCACCGCATGCGCCTGATCGACGGCGTCGCCGCCCTGCTCGCCCAGCCGGATCTCCCGCCCGGTGCCTCCTGTTCCCGGCTGCACTGGCGTCCCGTCCGCCCCAACGACATGCACCACGTCGTGGCGTTCCTGGCCCGCTGGGATGACCCTGCCGCACCGCGCCCGCCAGCACGCCTCCAGGTAAGCGCCCACGGCAACATCAACACGGTCGGCCTCCCCGGCATTCACGAGGCGGACGATCTCGACCCGCGACACCCCCAGTGGTACGAGGGCATCGAGCCCGGCGTCCGCCCGGTCGTCGACGCGCTCACCGCGGGCTGGAACACCGTCACCTATGACAGCTGCCAGGGCCATGCCTACGCCGACCTCCCCGGAGCCGAGCCCCGATTCCTCTCGGTCGGCATCCTGCCGCGCGACCGCGCCGAGTACGCGCGAATAGCCGCGCGCCTGTGCCGTGCCGCCAGCCGAGCCGAGTCCTCCCTGCCCGGAGCGTGTTCGCTGGTCCTCGGCCGCAACGAGCTGACGTGCCGCACCACCGGCCGGGTGTACCCGACGCTCGACCTCCATCTCGTACCCTCTGCCGGCGCAGCGCCTGCCGAGTACTTCGAGGACCTCACCGAGGCCGTGCACGTACTCACGGAGGCCTTGGCCCAAGCCGCCTCTGCCCCGCCGTCCACGCTCTGCGCCTGCGCGACCGAAGCCCACTCCAGCGATGGAGGCGAGCAGTGA
- a CDS encoding isocitrate lyase/phosphoenolpyruvate mutase family protein, translated as MADGTKAMHLRRALADSERKHPLLAIGAVNALAAHVAAEAGFDALWVSGLEVSAASGLPDANVLGPRDLSDVVASLGRVTELPVVVDIDNAGGSGRTAERFAYDLMRAGAAAVCVEDSAYPKCNSFAAHRAQNLADRDLLCEQVGRIRKVAGDGLVVVARTEALIAGEDMATAIARAEAYAEAGADAVLIHSKDATGEQARAIGRAWSHGVPLVSVPTAFPDLSAAELGEAGFHLCIYANQLSRAALAGMRAAARQFRRGGSFRSTVAGSLAEVGDLMRVGEPEALSCL; from the coding sequence ATGGCTGACGGCACGAAGGCGATGCATCTGCGCAGGGCCCTCGCCGACAGCGAGCGAAAGCACCCGCTCCTGGCGATCGGTGCGGTGAACGCACTCGCCGCACACGTCGCAGCGGAGGCGGGCTTCGACGCCCTGTGGGTAAGCGGCCTGGAGGTGTCCGCGGCCTCCGGGCTGCCGGACGCCAACGTCCTGGGCCCCCGGGACCTGTCCGACGTGGTCGCCTCGCTCGGCCGTGTCACCGAACTGCCCGTCGTCGTGGACATCGACAACGCGGGCGGCTCGGGGCGCACGGCGGAGCGGTTCGCGTACGACCTGATGCGCGCCGGAGCCGCGGCGGTGTGTGTCGAGGACAGCGCGTACCCGAAGTGCAACAGCTTCGCGGCCCACCGGGCCCAGAACCTCGCCGACCGGGACCTGCTGTGCGAGCAGGTGGGGCGCATACGGAAGGTTGCCGGTGACGGCCTCGTGGTCGTGGCCCGCACCGAGGCCCTGATCGCGGGTGAGGACATGGCCACGGCGATCGCCCGTGCCGAGGCTTACGCCGAGGCCGGAGCGGATGCGGTACTCATCCACTCCAAGGACGCGACCGGTGAGCAGGCGCGGGCCATCGGGCGAGCGTGGAGTCACGGCGTGCCGCTGGTCAGCGTGCCCACGGCGTTCCCCGACCTGAGCGCCGCCGAACTCGGCGAGGCCGGCTTCCACCTGTGCATCTACGCGAACCAGCTCAGCCGTGCCGCCCTCGCGGGTATGCGCGCCGCCGCCCGTCAGTTCCGGCGGGGAGGGAGTTTCCGCTCCACCGTCGCTGGGTCTCTGGCGGAGGTGGGCGACCTGATGCGCGTCGGCGAGCCGGAGGCGCTGTCGTGCCTCTGA
- a CDS encoding IS110 family transposase — translation MLLIGDDWAEDHHDVEVQDETGRKLAAANLPEGVAGIAKLHELVARHGGEDLDPAGVVVAIETDRGSWVQALIASGYQVFAVNPRQVNRFKERYGSSGAKSDKGDAHALADMVRIDRAQLRPVAGDSEAAQAVKVVARAHQTLIWERTRTFQRLRTTLREYFPAALNAYSDLTLTSTDALELLIKAPTPATAAKLTRTQITAVLTRHRRHNRDAKAATVQSALRERQLGLPEPVTAAYAAAATAHARLIIALNEQIAVMEEQVRAHFLAHPDAEIYLSMPGIGEIVGARVLAEFGDDPTRYTSAKARKNYAGTSPITRASGKSHTVQARYVRNNRLADALQTQAFSALRSSPGARGYYDKQRAREAGYNPALRQLGNRLVGILHGCLKTRTRYDEATAWSHHTHPHAA, via the coding sequence TTGCTGCTGATCGGTGATGACTGGGCCGAGGACCACCATGATGTCGAGGTCCAGGACGAGACCGGCCGGAAACTGGCCGCCGCGAACCTGCCCGAAGGAGTGGCGGGCATCGCGAAACTGCACGAACTCGTCGCCCGCCACGGCGGTGAGGACCTGGACCCGGCCGGCGTCGTGGTCGCAATCGAGACCGACCGCGGCTCTTGGGTGCAGGCCCTGATCGCCTCCGGCTACCAGGTGTTCGCGGTCAACCCCCGGCAGGTCAACCGCTTCAAGGAACGGTATGGCTCCTCCGGAGCCAAGAGCGACAAGGGCGACGCGCACGCGCTCGCCGACATGGTCCGCATCGACCGGGCCCAGCTGCGGCCGGTGGCCGGCGACAGCGAGGCGGCCCAGGCCGTCAAGGTCGTCGCCCGCGCCCACCAGACCCTCATCTGGGAACGCACCCGCACCTTCCAGCGGCTGCGCACCACACTGCGCGAGTACTTCCCCGCCGCCCTGAACGCCTACTCGGACCTGACCCTGACCAGCACCGACGCGCTGGAACTGCTGATCAAGGCACCCACCCCGGCCACGGCGGCGAAGCTGACCCGCACCCAGATCACCGCCGTCCTGACCCGCCACCGCCGCCACAACCGGGACGCGAAAGCGGCCACCGTCCAGAGCGCGCTGCGTGAGCGGCAGCTCGGCCTGCCCGAGCCGGTCACCGCCGCCTACGCGGCCGCCGCCACCGCTCACGCCCGTCTGATCATCGCGTTGAACGAGCAGATCGCCGTGATGGAAGAGCAGGTGAGGGCACATTTTCTGGCGCACCCGGACGCTGAGATCTACCTCTCGATGCCCGGCATCGGTGAGATCGTCGGCGCCCGGGTGCTCGCCGAGTTCGGAGACGACCCCACCCGATACACGTCCGCGAAGGCCCGCAAGAACTACGCCGGCACGAGCCCCATCACCAGGGCCTCCGGCAAGAGCCACACCGTCCAGGCCCGCTACGTCCGCAACAACCGGCTCGCCGACGCGCTTCAGACCCAGGCGTTCTCCGCTCTGCGGTCCTCACCCGGCGCCCGCGGCTACTACGACAAGCAACGCGCCCGTGAGGCCGGCTACAACCCCGCCCTCCGCCAGCTCGGGAACCGGCTCGTCGGCATCCTCCACGGCTGCCTCAAAACCCGCACCCGCTACGACGAAGCGACCGCTTGGTCCCACCACACCCACCCCCATGCCGCTTGA
- a CDS encoding TylF/MycF/NovP-related O-methyltransferase: MDPTLKDLREWLLREHAGTVCADRLSVIADELADLTARGLQGAVVELGCYRGAMALWIRGVLESLGDHDREIHVYDSFQGMPAPGAEDSDHLAAGELRSSLDDVRATHTTWGRPAPVIHPGWFAETLPKELPDDIAFAYLDGDFYDSTLTGLTHCVTRLVPTGVLLVDDYADTTVNPRAWDGLPGVKRACDVYFGAPSPVTVVVGEGDLAFGRYEKPEFPG, translated from the coding sequence ATGGATCCGACGTTGAAGGATCTGCGGGAGTGGCTGCTGCGGGAGCACGCCGGGACGGTCTGTGCCGACCGGCTCAGCGTGATCGCCGACGAGCTCGCCGACCTGACTGCCCGCGGTCTGCAAGGTGCTGTGGTGGAACTCGGTTGCTACAGAGGCGCGATGGCCCTCTGGATCCGTGGCGTGCTCGAATCGCTGGGCGACCACGACCGCGAGATCCACGTCTACGACTCCTTCCAGGGCATGCCCGCACCCGGCGCCGAGGACTCGGACCATCTGGCGGCGGGCGAGCTCCGGTCGTCCCTGGACGACGTGCGCGCCACGCACACGACCTGGGGCAGGCCGGCACCGGTCATCCATCCGGGGTGGTTCGCCGAGACCCTTCCCAAGGAGCTTCCCGATGACATCGCGTTCGCCTACCTGGACGGCGACTTCTACGACTCGACCCTCACGGGCCTCACGCACTGCGTCACCCGCCTGGTGCCGACCGGCGTGCTGCTCGTCGACGACTACGCGGACACGACGGTCAACCCGCGGGCCTGGGACGGGCTCCCGGGGGTGAAGCGCGCCTGCGACGTGTACTTCGGCGCGCCTTCGCCCGTGACCGTCGTCGTCGGCGAGGGCGATCTCGCCTTCGGCCGGTACGAGAAGCCGGAGTTCCCCGGATGA
- a CDS encoding aKG-HExxH-type peptide beta-hydroxylase codes for MSALSPEALVALGGIADHQRQRTSRIASVLGNRLGSSALDYAFAHHLLEGAEHAARARDADRLAWHRRTTVRDLTHLSAGPHIVLSPRPADLLRSEISETAYYLVGPDTNPAPPEAHDLVRAALASATEHGFGTLLTRHAPVICLLTRRRLDETLHSWALTRLPGTVFTDYTTHPEILARDLIHEAAHNWLNDALTAHDVSLPADVTFFSPWRGTPRPVYGFLHACWAFSLSVLYARRARCGATGAVASFLNAHLRQQESQFASAFDSLAEALSYVPADALRDRVSRAVNEAVLPG; via the coding sequence ATGAGCGCTCTCTCCCCGGAAGCCCTGGTCGCCCTCGGTGGCATCGCCGACCACCAGCGCCAACGGACCAGCCGTATCGCCTCCGTACTCGGCAACCGCCTCGGCTCGTCCGCGCTCGACTACGCCTTCGCCCACCACCTGCTCGAAGGCGCCGAACACGCGGCGCGCGCCCGGGACGCGGACCGCCTCGCCTGGCACCGCCGTACGACGGTGCGAGACCTCACCCACCTGTCGGCCGGCCCGCACATCGTGCTCAGCCCGCGCCCCGCGGACCTGCTCCGCTCGGAGATCTCCGAAACCGCGTACTACCTGGTAGGCCCCGACACCAACCCTGCCCCACCCGAGGCCCATGACCTCGTTCGTGCCGCCCTCGCCTCCGCGACCGAGCACGGCTTCGGCACCCTGCTCACCCGGCACGCCCCCGTCATCTGCCTGCTCACCCGTCGCCGACTCGACGAGACCCTCCACAGCTGGGCCCTCACCCGCCTCCCGGGCACCGTCTTCACCGACTACACCACCCACCCCGAGATCCTGGCCCGCGACCTGATCCACGAGGCCGCCCACAACTGGCTCAACGACGCCCTGACCGCGCACGACGTCAGCCTCCCCGCCGACGTCACCTTCTTCTCTCCCTGGCGAGGAACCCCTCGTCCGGTATACGGCTTCCTGCATGCCTGCTGGGCCTTCTCCCTCTCAGTGCTGTACGCGCGGCGGGCCCGCTGCGGCGCCACGGGTGCTGTGGCTTCCTTCCTTAACGCCCACCTGCGCCAGCAAGAGAGCCAGTTCGCCTCGGCATTCGATTCGCTGGCTGAGGCACTCTCATACGTCCCCGCTGACGCGCTCCGTGATCGCGTCAGCCGCGCCGTCAACGAAGCCGTACTACCGGGGTAG
- a CDS encoding 2OG-Fe(II) oxygenase codes for MIHIAETLSIRTVESFLEPNEIERLNDVMDDALGPFGRDRYGAGRHTTIHEIPGHSPAEAQDVYEPVGRIEMTDIPYEATALLDQALKLHMAAITRTLPSVTGHRPWIYLEYGAGQYITPHADGIAPDPLARPRQIAAATVTLTDTQDTGGAFYVETTGSDAAWTADEAPTGSGYAPGMRFAHDGTDMSSPWFRSMPRTRWSVAPSPGTLVVFGSQLVHGTEPVRAGRVRKFLTLFVSE; via the coding sequence GTGATCCACATCGCCGAGACGCTGTCCATCCGGACCGTGGAGAGCTTCCTCGAACCGAACGAGATCGAGCGCCTCAACGACGTCATGGACGACGCGCTCGGCCCCTTCGGGCGCGACCGGTACGGCGCGGGTCGCCATACGACCATCCACGAGATCCCCGGTCACTCCCCCGCCGAGGCGCAGGACGTCTACGAGCCAGTCGGTCGGATCGAGATGACCGACATCCCGTACGAGGCGACCGCCCTCCTCGACCAGGCCCTCAAGCTCCACATGGCCGCCATCACGCGCACCCTGCCGTCGGTCACCGGCCACCGGCCGTGGATCTACCTCGAGTACGGCGCCGGCCAGTACATCACCCCGCATGCGGACGGCATCGCCCCCGATCCCCTCGCCCGTCCCCGCCAGATCGCCGCCGCGACGGTCACGCTCACGGACACCCAGGACACAGGCGGGGCGTTCTACGTGGAGACCACGGGCAGCGACGCCGCCTGGACCGCCGACGAGGCGCCGACCGGGTCGGGTTACGCCCCGGGGATGCGCTTCGCGCACGACGGAACGGACATGTCCTCTCCCTGGTTTCGTAGCATGCCGCGCACGCGATGGAGCGTCGCCCCCTCTCCCGGCACTCTCGTGGTCTTCGGCAGCCAGCTCGTCCACGGCACCGAACCGGTCCGCGCCGGCCGCGTTCGTAAGTTCCTGACGCTCTTCGTCTCCGAGTAA